A stretch of the Ornithodoros turicata isolate Travis chromosome 4, ASM3712646v1, whole genome shotgun sequence genome encodes the following:
- the LOC135393322 gene encoding 17-beta-hydroxysteroid dehydrogenase type 6-like encodes MKKATSKSSISSDLWKDVADLKKAVKTSEKRVVFITGCDTGFGHELVKRLDSEGFQVIAGCLNVSCEGATMLREFCSPSLRILRLDVTREDHIRQAAKSIQDELGSRPLWAVVANAGLMSAGELEWGSTECVRHLFDVNVFGVVNVVKMALPMLRRAPTSDDAQPRVVIVASVAGRVTYPGLAYYSMSKHAAISFADGLRREMRKWRIKVCTIEPVLYKTRMSQADYIQYTLDQSWQGAPETTREAYGKAYFETFRDRCLEFLERRSRCDVHEVVDCMVNAVTAIRPKPKYFCGGPGDRFRYFLLRKVLSTRAVDRLLCSINQGVIRQKSVSDDDEPEAH; translated from the exons ATGAAGAAGGCGACTTCCAAGTCTTCTATCTCGTCTGACCTCTGGAAAGACGTCGCAGACCTCAAAAAAGCCGTCAAGACGAGCGAGAAAAGGGTAGTCTTCATCACCG GATGCGACACCGGTTTTGGACACGAGCTTGTAAAACGTCTGGACTCGGAAGGCTTCCAAGTAATCGCAGGATGCCTGAACGTGTCGTGCGAGGGCGCCACAATGCTCCGGGAGTTCTGTTCCCCTTCACTCCGGATACTGAGGCTGGATGTGACCCGTGAAGACCACATTCGACAGGCAGCCAAGTCGATCCAAGACGAGCTGGGATCCCGAC CTCTGTGGGCAGTGGTTGCCAACGCTGGTCTGATGTCTGCTGGCGAACTGGAGTGGGGGAGCACCGAGTGCGTGCGCCATTTATTCGACGTCAACGTGTTCGGCGTCGTTAACGTCGTCAAGATGGCGCTGCCGATGTTACGACGAGCCCCAACATCGGATGACGCGCAGCCCAGGGTTGTCATCGTAGCCAGCGTGGCCG GACGTGTGACTTATCCTGGCCTGGCCTACTACAGCATGTCAAAGCACGCCGCCATCTCCTTCGCAGATGGACTTCGACGTGAAATGCGAAAGTGGCGTATCAAGGTGTGCACCATAGAACCCGTGCTCTACAA AACCCGCATGTCCCAAGCCGACTACATCCAGTACACCCTGGACCAATCCTGGCAGGGAGCACCGGAGACAACGCGCGAGGCGTACGGCAAGGCATACTTTGAGACGTTCCGTGACCGATGTCTCGAATTCCTGGAACGTCGCTCAAGATGTGACGTCCACGAAGTGGTCGATTGCATGGTGAACGCCGTGACAGCCATTAGACCCAAGCCCAAGTATTTCTGTGGAGGCCCCGGAGACAGATTCCGCTACTTCTTGCTGAGGAAGGTACTGTCCACCAGAGCTGTGGACCGGCTGTTGTGTTCCATAAACCAGGGCGTTATCAGGCAGAAGTCTGTGTCAGATGACGACGAACCGGAGGCCCACTGA